In one window of Ruminococcus hominis DNA:
- a CDS encoding zinc metallopeptidase codes for MYGFYYDPTYVMVLIGVVICMLASANVNRTFQKYSRIRSHSGMTGREAAERLLHANGIYDVTVQRVAGNLTDHYDPRNKTLNLSDSTYASTSVAAIGVAAHECGHAVQHANGYAPLKIRGSLVPVANFGSTLAWPLILIGFLIQGNASVLLINLGILLFSAAVLFQIVTLPVEFNASSRALKSLETNGILYTEEVADTRKVLRAAALTYVASAASAILQLLRLILISGGRRRND; via the coding sequence ATGTATGGTTTTTATTATGATCCAACCTATGTAATGGTATTAATTGGTGTTGTAATTTGTATGCTGGCATCAGCAAATGTCAACAGAACTTTTCAAAAATATTCCAGAATCCGCAGTCATAGTGGTATGACTGGACGTGAGGCTGCGGAGCGCCTCTTACATGCAAATGGAATTTATGATGTTACGGTTCAGCGTGTAGCAGGAAATTTGACAGATCATTATGATCCAAGAAATAAAACGTTAAATCTTTCGGATTCAACATATGCTTCTACTTCAGTTGCTGCAATTGGTGTGGCAGCACATGAGTGTGGTCATGCTGTGCAGCATGCCAATGGATATGCACCCCTTAAAATACGAGGTTCATTGGTACCGGTGGCAAATTTTGGATCTACATTGGCATGGCCATTGATATTGATTGGATTTTTGATTCAGGGAAATGCATCTGTTTTGCTGATTAATCTGGGAATCCTATTGTTCTCGGCAGCAGTTTTATTCCAGATTGTGACATTACCGGTGGAATTTAATGCATCGTCAAGAGCATTAAAGTCATTGGAGACAAATGGAATACTTTATACTGAAGAAGTAGCAGATACAAGAAAAGTACTGCGTGCAGCAGCATTGACTTATGTGGCAAGTGCGGCTTCTGCTATTTTACAGCTTTTACGTCTGATATTAATTTCAGGAGGAAGAAGACGAAATGACTAA